From the Saccharobesus litoralis genome, one window contains:
- a CDS encoding PhzF family phenazine biosynthesis protein produces MAYSYLTVDVFTDTRFEGAQIALVPEAQGLTDEQMQKIATEFNLWRTVFVLPADSANTERRLRIFNAKKEFQFGGHATVAAIYALAKKGQLALQDGKNHFKLSEHYGDVDCMVDMQNGEPSFNQFTTHVKPEYDKFTPSEDELGEMLSLKSYHFNVGGFQPLLVSTHLPYLFVPVDNFASLSAASFNYKAWAESTAPATLANAIFLFSMSNSNSGPHFHCRLVGPNFGHHEDPPIGAAIPAFAGYLQQFFAGQSLPYQFVAERGAFVGRKSVLNVELAEANADELTVKIGGEAVLVSEGQIYI; encoded by the coding sequence ATGGCTTACTCATATTTAACAGTAGATGTGTTTACCGATACGCGTTTTGAAGGTGCACAAATTGCCCTTGTGCCAGAAGCGCAAGGCTTAACTGATGAGCAAATGCAAAAAATTGCGACAGAGTTTAATTTGTGGCGCACGGTTTTTGTTTTGCCAGCAGACTCTGCCAATACAGAGCGGCGATTACGCATTTTTAATGCGAAAAAAGAATTTCAGTTTGGTGGTCATGCAACCGTGGCGGCTATTTATGCATTGGCCAAAAAAGGTCAACTTGCGTTGCAGGATGGCAAAAACCATTTTAAATTGAGTGAGCATTATGGTGATGTAGATTGCATGGTAGACATGCAAAATGGCGAGCCTAGCTTTAATCAATTTACTACGCATGTAAAACCTGAATATGACAAATTTACCCCAAGTGAAGACGAACTTGGCGAAATGTTGTCGCTTAAGTCTTATCATTTTAACGTCGGTGGTTTTCAACCGTTACTCGTATCAACGCATTTACCCTACTTGTTTGTGCCAGTCGATAATTTTGCCTCGTTAAGTGCTGCAAGCTTTAACTATAAGGCGTGGGCTGAATCGACAGCGCCTGCGACCTTGGCGAATGCGATTTTTCTGTTCAGTATGAGTAACTCTAATTCTGGGCCGCATTTTCATTGTCGTTTGGTGGGGCCTAATTTTGGCCATCATGAAGATCCGCCAATCGGTGCCGCTATTCCGGCTTTTGCTGGTTATTTGCAGCAGTTTTTTGCTGGCCAGTCTTTGCCGTATCAATTTGTTGCCGAGCGTGGTGCTTTTGTTGGGCGTAAGAGTGTATTGAATGTTGAATTGGCTGAGGCCAATGCCGATGAATTAACGGTCAAAATTGGCGGTGAAGCAGTATTAGTCAGTGAAGGACAAATATACATTTAA
- a CDS encoding DUF4194 domain-containing protein, which produces MQINLTELSLLQDINKKLVSGYHISEQDIQLWQQLDQYQDEYSALFSALGYHLKHDARGFFYIDADDSTVNMGKISRSFAVTVFVLIEYFADQGFDPLRALFDKVITEETMQALVQNQYHLFEQLEITSASELKRDVFNRMLRNGFAIEAQNIDSHSLESEQTGQMGFKLLSPVYRYLDALDLVQPSETATTPEPEQTSLAQEPSHDN; this is translated from the coding sequence ATGCAAATTAATTTAACCGAACTGAGCTTACTGCAAGACATCAATAAAAAATTAGTCAGTGGCTATCATATTAGCGAGCAAGACATCCAACTTTGGCAACAGCTCGATCAATACCAAGACGAATATAGCGCCTTGTTCTCTGCCCTTGGCTATCACTTAAAACACGATGCAAGAGGATTCTTTTATATTGATGCTGACGACAGCACAGTTAACATGGGTAAAATTTCGCGTAGTTTTGCTGTTACGGTTTTTGTCTTAATCGAATACTTTGCCGATCAAGGTTTTGATCCGCTGCGCGCCTTATTCGACAAAGTGATCACCGAAGAAACCATGCAAGCTTTAGTGCAAAACCAATATCACCTATTCGAACAACTTGAAATCACCAGTGCAAGCGAATTAAAGCGCGATGTATTTAACCGCATGTTACGTAACGGCTTTGCCATTGAAGCACAAAACATTGACAGCCACAGCTTAGAATCAGAACAAACTGGGCAAATGGGATTCAAACTGCTCTCCCCTGTTTATCGCTATTTAGACGCCCTAGATTTAGTGCAACCAAGCGAAACCGCAACCACACCTGAGCCAGAACAAACATCATTAGCGCAGGAGCCAAGCCATGACAACTAA
- a CDS encoding outer membrane protein assembly factor BamB family protein codes for MLKPQQFYVSTPKRFIKKASSLLAICIGLSACGGGGDDTAAPEQTTTINGKVIDGYISGALVYLDLNLDKQHSNNEPSATTNGQGQYSLSIPESLLSELKYKPIRAYIGAGAKDASRPELDFSQTPITLSAFPLATNSDLNTPLNVFVTPFTDKISQQIEGQLNNKGENDEASLSKLTTAIEQAKQQMVNDYQSQLAADGLSLDEQTLMANLFVDFADSLPQISTDISANIQAKAEKLTDTAIQEQDLRDLDNDGIANKDDTDDDGDGHADTLDAFPLDASEHQDTDQDGVGNNADVYPNDGSCFAEEEGDGSVCYSAWLADNHPTMSVVTDTLLYLTDANWDKVLRVDLATNRFISSVAIANPRNISYSAELKRLYINTQTQGLHYLADSANQTTEVNSSSNYQSIIAIGNYVIANDSYNSNKLYTIAADGEIVQTVSNFYYSASNMQWDPVKNRLYYFTHQLTYANVNLNTGAITPANINYNDIPWANTYIIHPDGKTIIFPNGNVYNTDDFTFVERKNINFSQAVFHNDQLITWNKYRNQVTLNRYNQDDQILQSSVFNSDLSLFAISGQNAPYFLSKKDGAFNLAQYVVNDDLDNDGVDNIADAFPNNASASLDSDLDGYPDSWNTNFERDPTSQLTLDAFPQDNLCWLASQGQNDICDYASAIDQFEPNLTASNGQDTIYFYNRRTATIYRWSKETQAYTNTLVPNQITPTSDITQLHYAKQQQRLYVSYSDGTVSYFVDGSYKEQLFKKFTYNIDIFYPVADYLVVQENGYYYDATIDVYNSNGSKASFIKKQSRIVDLAWDATSSRLYTVSRNPYSSGNILGYFPFNTDNGRLSSLVTNPNHENDDNVYSLTKITVADDGQHLIDNLGQIYTSDFSKKIKIVGPGDTIANQWADGNLFSLHQSTLEFNKHYLRVQRKSDLRNQNLLSKEGRGIAVVTLDGAIAAVSENNNQLSVRLLSTLDSDQDGIPAWWETLYGLDDSNAQDATNDDDEDGLTALQEFENRTFADKADSDDDGLNDYQEVNETNTLVRDSDTDNDGLKDGEEVNQHSTSPLLSDTDADGLDDAQEVNELQSNPLLADSDGDGLSDKFEFDNGLQINVSDADIDTDNDGLSNAQEVTYNTDVNLADTDGDGLSDGDEINSHSTDPLNFDSDSDKMADGFEVQYGLDPNTNTDANTDTDLDGYSNLFEYYLNSDPSDALSIPMATAWRSAHGDLRQSSFKPVSVDATNITQLWHIPLVSNNATQVVSDNGVAYTLSQSSQTTLTAHNELSGAQIWQQAYSSRYGYVTPIITPEQIIWRDSDYLRRLNRETGSLISRKDLSGSYSNQIVALDNGTVFSSTYSGIQAIDNQNSELWRSNEDIQGHMLVENGKLYTHNRDGLIILDSLTGTKLHSIQVPSDDSYWWLSVNGGPIKTFDNQLIAIVNNKLTSYNLNSMTIAWQKAPEQYSNWHHPVAAMGKLYVASDNHLIAINPENGNELWRWSASPSYRDIRSIVASLTHIFVSTDSAKTYAINIANQQVDWQVEHGGELSLSNSGILYINGSSTYAYNVGADSDGDGLNDLVEQNVLQTNPAAEDTDQDGLTDGYEFRYGLDPTKDDSALDPDADGLTNAEEFTNSTSPIVADTDNDGLTDSEEVNIHLTDPTLIDTDGDKMADGWEISNNFDANSNSDGSLDSDADGFNNAEEFFLGTNPNDASQTPNASNWAMNQGNAQHTGFIPMALNTTEFARRWQITLENSEQASNIAIANGKLFVSSGSYSSTKNLYAFNTIDGSLAWQTIANAGSYNYISPPATDEDHVYLYSGANLIQFQQNDGSQVYTTDLQLRSERFEAPTLFDSKIYVPTSNYTTAAFNSDGTEIWQTNGFDGEYSAVALDNDYVYTTKGSGLIAYDRASGAKAISIGYDTRHSRAATPVITQPKRVIAITDGTLRRFNIDTQSVDWSLTNNFQGQPAYAYGVIYANQDGILSAIDETSGQVLWSWEAPSGNLTSNIVVSRNLVFVQTYSTTYAIDINNHLSQWSYDSAGHLAINNDGAIYIVQGSQITAINIEGDSDNDGIPNWWENAHGLNKDDSSDAALDPDNDGLTNLEEFQQATDPTKSDTDGDGLTDGDEVNSHLSSPTLADSDHDGLNDYIEVTTSLTDPNLADSDGDFLSDNWEYLNGFDANLASDALEDKDNDGFTALDELTFRTDPEDADSAPLISGWEQYQGNAYHNGYVPLTLDTEGYTPLWNKRVDSQQGLNTIAVNGQYLAVTSSSYSDGDKISLLSAQTGNTLWNVNLGQRQQLSAPSFSGDLIIVSSESALYGYNQASGTQAFSTSLANYSSSVLNSAVFDNTIYTPNRYWNHGIYAHDNTGQENWYWQSSIMRNSIPAIDNDYVYSYAGNQLDLIDRATGITVQSIDDPRGNDYSHLISAPIPVSEQRVLVKNNSRLVMFDTATNQIAWQRHDDYNIQPSYAAGRIFAARGNQLDVISEYTGQLLWSWISQDNEYLTNNIIVTRNVVFVQTYNTTYAINLSTQQQIWSYAAAGSMALNNDGTLYIVTASNIYAFGTLNGDQDSDGLPDWWEQRHQLLIDSDDANEDADNDGLTNIQEYSAYTDPNASDTDQDGVSDGDEVNTHQSNPLLTDSDNDGLNDNQELTLGTNIIKADSDDDKFNDGAEVNVFNTDPLDANSVPDSLQDSFESDTLASMWQATDNSNADWFITDSDASDGSQSLRAGIINNSQQSGVQVTYNFSAGKLSFDVRVDSESCCDSLLIFLNDENIEGTSLQQWQSFSFDISEGEHTIKFVYRKDGSSSRGEDTAWIDNILFTPN; via the coding sequence ATGTTAAAACCGCAGCAATTCTACGTTTCAACCCCAAAGCGTTTTATAAAAAAAGCCAGCTCATTGCTTGCTATTTGTATTGGCCTATCCGCCTGTGGCGGCGGTGGCGATGACACCGCCGCCCCAGAGCAAACCACCACAATTAACGGTAAGGTTATCGACGGCTATATTAGCGGCGCTTTGGTCTATCTGGATTTAAATTTAGATAAACAGCATTCAAACAACGAACCATCAGCTACCACCAATGGCCAAGGACAATACAGCTTATCTATTCCAGAATCGCTGTTATCTGAATTAAAATACAAACCGATCCGTGCTTATATTGGTGCTGGTGCAAAAGATGCTTCTCGTCCGGAATTAGACTTTAGTCAAACACCCATCACCCTCTCAGCGTTCCCGCTAGCGACAAACAGCGACTTAAATACGCCACTCAATGTATTTGTCACACCATTCACTGACAAAATTAGCCAACAAATTGAAGGGCAACTCAACAACAAGGGTGAAAACGACGAGGCAAGTCTTAGCAAACTAACCACAGCCATAGAGCAAGCTAAGCAGCAAATGGTTAACGATTACCAAAGCCAGTTAGCAGCGGACGGTTTATCGTTAGACGAACAAACCTTAATGGCTAATTTATTTGTCGATTTTGCTGATAGCTTGCCACAAATATCAACCGATATTAGTGCAAACATCCAAGCTAAAGCAGAAAAATTAACCGATACGGCTATTCAAGAACAAGATCTGCGCGATTTAGATAATGATGGTATCGCCAACAAAGACGATACCGACGATGACGGCGACGGCCACGCTGATACCTTAGATGCGTTTCCACTTGATGCATCAGAACATCAAGATACGGATCAGGATGGTGTTGGTAACAACGCCGATGTTTACCCTAATGACGGCAGTTGCTTTGCAGAAGAAGAAGGCGATGGCTCGGTTTGTTATAGCGCATGGCTAGCCGATAACCACCCAACCATGAGTGTTGTTACCGATACCTTGTTGTATCTAACCGATGCTAACTGGGACAAAGTTCTGCGTGTCGACTTAGCCACCAATCGCTTTATTAGTAGTGTGGCAATCGCTAATCCTCGCAATATCAGCTATTCAGCAGAACTCAAACGGCTCTACATCAATACTCAAACGCAAGGCTTACATTATTTAGCAGATTCAGCTAACCAAACCACTGAGGTTAACAGCAGCTCAAATTACCAAAGCATTATCGCCATTGGTAACTATGTTATCGCCAATGATTCATACAATAGTAACAAGCTTTATACAATAGCCGCCGACGGTGAAATAGTACAAACGGTATCTAATTTTTATTATAGCGCGTCCAACATGCAGTGGGATCCTGTCAAAAACCGCCTATACTATTTTACCCACCAATTAACTTACGCTAACGTTAACCTCAACACAGGGGCAATCACACCTGCCAACATCAATTACAACGACATTCCTTGGGCAAATACCTATATCATCCATCCCGATGGCAAAACCATTATTTTTCCCAATGGCAACGTCTACAATACAGATGACTTCACATTCGTAGAGCGTAAAAACATTAACTTTAGCCAAGCAGTTTTTCACAACGATCAGTTAATCACTTGGAATAAATACCGTAATCAAGTCACGCTAAACCGCTACAATCAAGATGATCAAATATTGCAATCTTCCGTTTTCAATAGTGATTTATCTTTATTTGCAATATCGGGGCAAAACGCACCTTATTTTTTAAGCAAAAAAGACGGCGCATTTAATCTGGCACAATATGTAGTCAATGACGACCTCGACAATGACGGGGTGGATAACATCGCCGATGCATTTCCCAATAATGCCAGCGCGTCACTTGATAGTGATTTAGATGGTTATCCGGATAGTTGGAATACTAATTTCGAGCGTGATCCAACAAGCCAGTTAACCCTAGATGCCTTTCCACAAGACAACTTATGTTGGCTAGCAAGCCAAGGGCAAAATGACATTTGTGATTATGCTAGCGCAATCGACCAATTTGAACCGAACCTCACAGCGTCAAATGGCCAAGACACCATTTATTTTTACAACCGACGTACCGCCACCATCTATCGCTGGTCAAAAGAAACTCAGGCCTATACTAATACCTTAGTACCTAACCAGATTACGCCAACAAGCGATATTACCCAGTTACATTATGCCAAACAGCAACAGCGTCTTTACGTTAGCTACAGCGATGGCACGGTGAGCTATTTTGTTGATGGTAGCTATAAAGAGCAGCTTTTCAAAAAATTCACCTACAATATAGACATCTTCTACCCTGTAGCAGACTACCTAGTCGTTCAAGAAAATGGTTATTACTACGACGCAACTATCGATGTTTATAATAGCAATGGCAGCAAAGCTAGCTTTATCAAAAAACAATCGCGTATTGTCGATTTAGCTTGGGATGCAACGTCATCACGTTTATATACTGTTAGCAGAAACCCCTATTCGTCAGGCAATATTCTCGGTTACTTTCCTTTCAATACAGATAATGGCCGCCTTTCTAGCTTAGTGACCAACCCTAATCACGAAAACGACGACAATGTTTATTCGTTAACCAAAATCACAGTCGCTGATGATGGCCAACATTTAATCGACAACCTAGGCCAGATTTATACATCTGACTTCAGCAAAAAAATTAAAATTGTTGGCCCGGGTGACACGATTGCCAACCAGTGGGCCGATGGCAACTTATTCTCGTTGCATCAATCAACACTAGAATTCAATAAGCATTACCTACGTGTTCAACGTAAGTCTGATCTGCGTAATCAAAACTTATTGTCTAAAGAAGGACGCGGCATTGCGGTTGTCACATTAGACGGAGCCATTGCCGCCGTTTCAGAAAACAATAACCAACTAAGTGTTCGTTTGTTATCTACTTTAGATAGTGATCAAGATGGTATTCCTGCATGGTGGGAAACCCTCTATGGCCTCGATGATAGCAATGCTCAAGATGCCACAAACGATGATGATGAAGATGGACTAACCGCCTTACAAGAATTTGAAAATCGTACCTTCGCCGATAAAGCCGACTCTGATGACGATGGCTTAAATGACTATCAAGAAGTGAATGAAACTAACACGCTAGTACGCGATAGTGATACAGATAATGATGGCTTAAAAGACGGTGAAGAAGTTAATCAACATTCAACCTCACCACTGTTAAGTGACACTGACGCCGACGGCCTAGATGACGCACAAGAAGTAAACGAATTGCAAAGCAATCCACTACTAGCAGATTCCGATGGCGACGGTTTATCAGACAAATTTGAATTTGACAACGGTTTGCAAATCAACGTTTCTGACGCCGATATTGATACAGATAACGACGGCTTAAGTAACGCCCAAGAAGTCACTTACAATACCGACGTTAACCTGGCAGACACGGATGGCGACGGTTTGAGCGATGGTGATGAAATCAATAGTCATTCAACCGATCCGCTGAATTTTGATTCAGACTCAGACAAAATGGCCGATGGCTTTGAAGTGCAATATGGCTTAGATCCAAATACCAATACTGATGCCAACACAGATACTGACTTAGACGGCTACTCGAATTTATTTGAATATTACTTAAATTCTGACCCAAGTGATGCCCTTAGTATACCAATGGCTACCGCTTGGCGCTCCGCTCACGGTGATTTACGTCAGTCTAGCTTCAAACCTGTGTCGGTCGACGCCACGAACATCACGCAACTTTGGCATATTCCGTTAGTATCCAATAATGCTACGCAGGTTGTTAGCGACAACGGCGTTGCCTATACGCTTTCACAGTCGTCACAAACTACACTAACCGCACACAATGAATTAAGTGGTGCGCAAATTTGGCAACAAGCCTATAGCAGTCGCTACGGCTATGTCACCCCAATCATTACCCCAGAACAAATCATTTGGCGCGATTCAGATTACTTACGTCGTCTTAATCGAGAAACGGGGAGCCTGATCTCACGCAAAGATCTCTCGGGTTCATACAGCAACCAAATCGTCGCATTAGACAACGGTACCGTTTTCAGTTCGACTTACTCTGGTATACAAGCCATTGATAATCAAAACTCAGAGCTATGGCGTAGCAATGAAGATATTCAAGGCCATATGCTAGTTGAAAATGGCAAGCTGTATACCCATAACCGCGATGGACTCATTATTCTCGATAGCCTAACAGGTACTAAGCTTCACTCGATACAAGTACCTAGCGATGACAGTTATTGGTGGCTATCAGTGAATGGTGGCCCAATCAAGACCTTTGATAATCAGCTTATTGCTATCGTTAATAACAAATTAACCAGCTATAACCTAAATAGCATGACCATAGCTTGGCAAAAGGCTCCTGAGCAATACAGCAATTGGCACCATCCTGTCGCAGCGATGGGCAAACTATACGTCGCCTCAGACAATCACCTAATCGCGATCAATCCAGAAAATGGCAACGAACTTTGGCGCTGGTCTGCGAGCCCGTCTTACCGTGACATACGTTCTATCGTGGCAAGCTTAACCCATATTTTTGTCAGTACCGACTCGGCAAAAACCTACGCGATAAATATTGCTAACCAACAAGTCGACTGGCAAGTTGAGCACGGCGGCGAGTTATCCTTAAGCAACAGTGGTATTTTGTATATTAATGGCAGCAGCACGTATGCTTATAATGTTGGCGCTGACAGTGACGGTGATGGATTAAACGATTTAGTTGAACAAAACGTATTACAAACTAACCCAGCAGCTGAAGATACTGACCAAGACGGCCTAACTGATGGTTATGAATTCCGCTACGGATTAGACCCAACTAAAGATGACTCAGCCCTTGATCCTGATGCTGACGGCTTAACTAACGCAGAAGAATTTACCAACTCGACCTCGCCCATTGTCGCAGATACAGATAATGACGGTTTAACCGACAGTGAAGAAGTGAATATTCACCTAACTGATCCAACATTAATAGATACCGATGGTGATAAAATGGCCGACGGTTGGGAGATCAGCAATAACTTTGATGCAAACAGTAATAGTGACGGCTCATTAGATTCAGATGCCGACGGCTTCAACAATGCAGAAGAATTTTTCCTTGGCACCAATCCAAATGACGCAAGCCAAACGCCAAACGCTAGCAATTGGGCAATGAACCAAGGTAACGCCCAACATACTGGCTTTATTCCAATGGCGCTAAACACAACAGAGTTTGCTCGTCGTTGGCAAATCACCTTAGAAAATAGTGAACAGGCGTCTAATATTGCCATTGCCAATGGTAAATTATTTGTTAGTTCTGGCAGCTACAGTTCGACCAAAAATTTGTATGCTTTTAATACCATTGATGGCAGCTTAGCTTGGCAAACCATTGCCAACGCAGGTAGCTATAATTATATCTCACCACCGGCAACAGACGAGGATCACGTATACCTGTATAGCGGCGCTAACCTTATTCAGTTTCAGCAAAACGATGGAAGCCAAGTTTATACAACAGACTTACAACTCAGATCCGAACGCTTTGAAGCGCCAACGTTATTTGATAGTAAAATTTATGTACCTACATCAAATTACACAACGGCAGCCTTTAATTCAGATGGCACAGAAATATGGCAAACCAATGGCTTTGATGGCGAATACAGCGCCGTTGCGCTTGACAACGACTACGTTTATACAACTAAAGGCAGCGGCTTAATAGCATACGATCGCGCTTCTGGCGCCAAAGCCATATCAATTGGTTACGACACTAGACATAGCCGAGCCGCAACCCCAGTTATTACCCAGCCTAAGCGAGTGATTGCGATTACAGACGGGACGTTACGTCGTTTTAATATTGATACTCAGTCAGTCGATTGGAGCTTAACCAATAACTTTCAAGGCCAACCCGCATACGCTTACGGCGTTATTTACGCTAATCAAGATGGTATTTTATCCGCCATTGACGAAACAAGCGGGCAAGTATTATGGTCATGGGAAGCGCCAAGCGGTAATCTAACCAGCAATATTGTCGTCAGCCGTAATCTTGTTTTTGTACAAACGTACTCAACAACTTACGCCATTGATATCAATAACCACTTGTCGCAATGGAGCTATGATTCGGCGGGGCATCTAGCCATAAATAACGATGGGGCAATTTACATCGTCCAAGGCAGTCAAATCACCGCGATCAATATAGAAGGCGATTCAGATAATGATGGCATTCCTAATTGGTGGGAAAACGCTCACGGGTTAAACAAGGATGACAGTAGTGACGCAGCATTGGATCCAGATAATGATGGTTTAACTAACTTAGAAGAATTTCAACAAGCCACAGATCCTACCAAAAGCGACACCGATGGTGACGGCTTAACCGATGGTGATGAAGTCAACAGCCACTTATCTTCACCCACTTTAGCCGACTCTGATCATGATGGTTTAAATGATTATATCGAAGTGACGACCAGCTTAACTGATCCTAATTTAGCCGATTCAGATGGCGACTTTTTAAGTGATAACTGGGAATACTTAAATGGCTTTGATGCCAACCTAGCCAGTGATGCACTTGAAGATAAAGACAACGATGGCTTTACTGCACTAGATGAATTAACTTTCAGAACGGATCCAGAAGATGCAGACTCCGCACCACTGATTTCTGGTTGGGAACAATACCAAGGAAACGCCTATCATAACGGTTACGTACCATTAACCTTAGACACGGAAGGCTACACACCGTTATGGAACAAGCGGGTTGACTCGCAACAAGGCCTCAACACCATAGCAGTCAATGGCCAATATCTAGCAGTCACTTCGTCGAGTTATTCTGACGGCGATAAAATAAGCCTATTATCGGCACAAACAGGTAACACACTGTGGAATGTCAACTTAGGGCAACGCCAACAATTGAGTGCACCCAGTTTCAGTGGTGATCTAATCATCGTCAGTTCAGAATCCGCTTTGTATGGCTACAACCAAGCATCAGGTACGCAAGCATTCAGCACTAGCTTAGCCAACTACTCGTCAAGCGTATTAAACAGTGCCGTTTTTGACAATACCATCTACACCCCTAATCGTTATTGGAATCACGGTATTTATGCTCACGACAATACAGGTCAAGAAAACTGGTATTGGCAAAGCTCAATTATGCGTAATTCAATACCCGCCATTGATAATGATTACGTATATAGCTATGCAGGCAACCAGTTAGATTTAATCGACCGTGCGACAGGGATCACAGTGCAATCGATCGACGACCCGCGCGGCAATGACTACAGCCATTTAATCTCAGCACCCATCCCCGTTTCAGAGCAACGGGTTTTGGTGAAAAATAACAGTCGACTTGTTATGTTTGATACGGCCACCAATCAAATTGCTTGGCAACGCCATGACGACTACAACATACAACCTAGCTATGCTGCAGGTCGGATATTTGCCGCTAGAGGTAATCAATTAGATGTTATCTCAGAGTACACAGGACAACTTCTCTGGTCATGGATCAGTCAAGATAACGAGTACCTGACTAACAATATCATAGTGACGCGTAACGTGGTGTTTGTACAAACATACAACACTACCTACGCCATTAACCTCAGTACACAACAACAAATTTGGTCCTATGCGGCGGCTGGTAGCATGGCGCTCAACAATGACGGTACTTTGTATATAGTGACGGCCAGCAATATTTATGCATTTGGCACTTTAAATGGTGATCAAGACAGTGACGGCCTGCCAGACTGGTGGGAGCAGCGTCATCAACTGTTAATAGACAGTGATGATGCCAATGAAGATGCTGACAATGATGGCCTAACCAACATCCAAGAATACTCAGCCTATACCGACCCCAATGCATCTGACACAGATCAAGACGGGGTTAGCGATGGTGACGAAGTGAATACGCATCAATCTAACCCATTATTAACCGACTCAGACAACGATGGTCTTAATGATAATCAAGAGCTCACGCTGGGCACGAATATTATCAAGGCAGACAGCGACGATGATAAGTTTAATGACGGGGCTGAGGTTAATGTATTTAATACCGATCCACTCGATGCCAACTCAGTACCGGATAGCTTACAAGATTCATTTGAATCCGATACATTAGCTAGCATGTGGCAAGCCACGGATAATTCAAATGCCGATTGGTTTATAACAGATTCAGATGCATCTGATGGCAGCCAAAGCTTAAGAGCCGGTATAATTAATAATAGCCAGCAAAGCGGCGTGCAAGTTACCTATAATTTTTCAGCCGGTAAACTCAGCTTTGATGTTAGAGTCGATTCAGAGTCTTGTTGCGATAGCTTATTGATTTTCTTAAATGATGAAAATATTGAAGGTACTAGCCTGCAACAATGGCAATCATTTAGTTTTGATATTAGCGAAGGCGAACACACAATTAAATTTGTTTACCGCAAAGATGGCAGTTCTTCACGTGGTGAAGACACGGCGTGGATAGACAATATTTTATTTACCCCTAATTAG
- a CDS encoding DUF72 domain-containing protein codes for MHKPTLLIGAPMWGHQAWKGSFFPAKTPAKQFLNYYSRYYTAVEGNTTFYALPSQDTVKTWIASVPADFRFCFKVPQLVSHKLGLEQGRAEFESFLEVMAPIIESEQLGKLWLQLPPYFSFKQFTLLEAWLNDYSRDLPFAVEVRHPDFYAKGEAERCLNRLLMDHKVDRVMMDTRPVHSEVAVPGADNHEAIQDAQSKKPKLPVHLLSTGNNPTVRYVGTMDLENNRPFIQNWLKPMKAWLDEGKQPYLFVHTADNASIHDLVELWLDMLTEYLGYRPYQDKAWPNQGDQGLVDNQPSLF; via the coding sequence ATGCATAAGCCAACATTACTCATTGGCGCACCTATGTGGGGGCATCAAGCTTGGAAAGGTTCGTTTTTTCCAGCGAAAACCCCAGCCAAGCAATTTCTTAATTATTACTCACGTTACTATACGGCGGTAGAAGGTAATACCACGTTTTACGCATTGCCTAGTCAAGACACGGTTAAAACTTGGATAGCGTCAGTGCCTGCTGATTTTCGTTTTTGCTTTAAAGTGCCGCAATTAGTCAGTCATAAACTGGGTTTAGAGCAAGGCCGAGCCGAGTTTGAGTCGTTTCTTGAGGTCATGGCGCCAATCATTGAGTCTGAGCAATTGGGTAAACTGTGGCTGCAATTACCGCCTTATTTTTCATTTAAACAATTTACCTTGCTTGAAGCTTGGCTAAACGATTATTCAAGGGATTTGCCATTTGCTGTCGAAGTTCGTCATCCTGATTTTTATGCTAAGGGTGAAGCTGAACGTTGTCTTAATCGACTATTGATGGATCACAAAGTTGATAGGGTGATGATGGATACGCGGCCAGTACATAGTGAAGTGGCAGTGCCGGGTGCAGACAACCATGAGGCCATACAAGATGCGCAAAGTAAAAAGCCTAAGTTGCCGGTGCATTTATTGTCGACAGGCAATAACCCGACGGTGCGTTATGTTGGCACAATGGATTTAGAAAACAACCGACCTTTTATTCAAAATTGGTTAAAGCCGATGAAAGCTTGGTTGGATGAAGGTAAACAACCTTATTTATTTGTCCACACCGCTGATAACGCCAGTATTCATGATTTGGTTGAATTGTGGTTAGACATGTTAACTGAATACCTAGGTTATCGGCCATATCAAGACAAGGCTTGGCCAAATCAAGGTGATCAAGGCTTGGTTGATAATCAGCCCAGTTTATTCTGA